In Geminocystis sp. NIES-3708, a single window of DNA contains:
- the kaiC gene encoding circadian clock protein KaiC, translated as MNNIEKEQLRAKGVKKIRTMIEGFDEISHGGIPIGRTTLVSGTSGTGKTLFAIQFLYHGIKYFDYPGLLITFEESPYDIIQNAYSFGWDLQSLIDEGKLFILDASPDPEGQEVVGNFDLSALIERIQYAVKKYQAKLVSIDSVTAVFQQYDAAPVVRREIFRLVARLKLLNVTSIMTTERLEEYGPVARFGVEEFVSDNVVIVRNVLEGERRRRTIEILKLRGTTHMKGEYPFTITTDGVNIFPLGAMQLTQRSSNTRSSSGIKTLDQMCGGGFFKDSIILATGATGTGKTLLVSKFLEEGCRQGERAILFAYEESRAQLSRNASSWGIDFEQMEDKGLLKLLCSYPESAGLEDHLQMIKSEIAEFKPSRIAIDSLSALARGVTNNAFRQFVIGVTGYAKQQEITGFFTNTTDQFMGGHSITESHISTITDTILMLQYVEIRGEMSRAINVFKMRGSWHDKGIREYTISKDGPDIKDSFRNYERIISGSPTRISIDEKTELSRIVKNVKDKTVE; from the coding sequence ATGAATAATATAGAAAAAGAACAATTAAGAGCAAAAGGAGTCAAAAAAATTCGTACCATGATCGAAGGATTTGATGAAATCAGTCATGGTGGTATTCCTATTGGTAGAACAACTTTAGTTAGTGGTACTTCAGGTACAGGAAAAACCCTTTTTGCAATCCAATTTTTATATCATGGCATCAAATATTTTGATTATCCTGGATTACTGATTACCTTTGAAGAATCACCCTATGACATTATCCAAAATGCCTATAGTTTTGGGTGGGATTTACAAAGTTTAATTGATGAAGGTAAACTGTTTATCTTAGACGCATCACCAGATCCTGAAGGACAGGAAGTGGTTGGTAATTTTGATCTATCCGCTTTAATTGAAAGAATCCAATATGCCGTTAAGAAATATCAGGCAAAATTAGTATCTATCGATTCTGTTACTGCCGTTTTTCAACAGTATGACGCTGCACCAGTGGTAAGAAGAGAAATATTCCGCCTTGTAGCTCGATTAAAACTACTAAATGTAACTTCTATTATGACTACCGAAAGACTAGAAGAATACGGTCCTGTAGCTAGATTTGGAGTAGAAGAATTTGTCTCAGATAATGTCGTGATTGTGCGTAATGTGTTAGAAGGAGAAAGAAGAAGAAGGACAATTGAAATCCTAAAGTTAAGAGGCACAACCCACATGAAAGGGGAATATCCTTTTACCATTACTACTGATGGCGTTAATATTTTTCCCCTTGGTGCGATGCAACTTACTCAACGCTCGTCTAACACTCGTAGTTCATCAGGCATCAAAACCCTTGATCAAATGTGCGGAGGGGGATTCTTTAAAGATTCGATTATCCTAGCTACAGGAGCAACTGGTACGGGTAAAACCTTGTTAGTCAGTAAATTTTTAGAAGAAGGTTGCCGACAAGGAGAAAGGGCAATTTTATTCGCCTATGAAGAATCACGAGCTCAACTATCCCGTAATGCTTCTTCTTGGGGCATCGATTTTGAACAAATGGAAGACAAGGGATTATTAAAGTTATTATGTTCTTATCCTGAATCTGCTGGTTTAGAAGATCATTTACAAATGATTAAATCTGAAATTGCTGAATTTAAGCCCAGTCGTATCGCTATTGATTCTTTATCAGCTTTAGCTAGAGGGGTTACTAATAACGCTTTTCGTCAATTTGTGATTGGTGTGACAGGATACGCAAAACAACAGGAAATTACTGGTTTTTTCACTAATACAACAGATCAGTTTATGGGAGGACATTCTATTACAGAATCCCATATTTCTACTATTACTGACACAATTTTAATGTTACAATATGTAGAGATTAGAGGCGAAATGTCTCGAGCAATTAATGTCTTTAAAATGCGGGGATCATGGCATGATAAAGGTATTCGAGAATATACTATCAGTAAAGACGGTCCTGATATTAAAGATTCCTTCCGTAACTACGAACGTATTATTAGCGGTTCTCCCACTCGTATTAGTATTGATGAGAAAACAGAGTTATCTCGCATTGTCAAAAATGTAAAAGACAAAACGGTAGAGTAG
- a CDS encoding Tex family protein yields MLNIPQVIANELSLNIHNVNGALDLLVEGATIPFIARYRKEKTGSLNEIELRDINDRFIYLQELEARKQVILDGIASQNLLNDTLKAQILACLQKNELEDLYLPYKPKRRTRATMAKEKGLTPLAEFIKSLNHPQAKPLLMEKEAEKYLSEEVNSIENALNGAGDILAEEIAEKAELRAYLRDFIAENGSFISHIKNDYPEGSTKFEMYRNFQSKLTKIAPHNILALFRGEAEKILMVDIDFDESGVLNYLESKIIDTKINRVKEFYREMLKDSFNRLLKPALIRDVRSEIKTWADVESIKIFEANLRELLLSPPAGMKSTLAIDPGFRTGCKVAILSETGQFLEYQTIFPHSGDEKRAFAKDNIKKLIHKYNIELIAIGNGTAGRETEEFITEVLANLDKKPIKVMVNESGASIYSASDVAISEFPDLDITIRGAISIGRRLQDPLAELVKIDPKSIGVGQYQHDVDQKLLKKNLEETVESCVNYVGVDLNTASKELLMFVSGINQTIANNIVSYRNEKGTFKNRKELLKVKKLGAKTFELAAGFLRIRDSENPLDNTAVHPESYDIVKTIFSDLKISLSDLTNINEKIKNINLKQYITENIGLPTLQDIIKELEKPGRDPRAKFQYATFRDDIKEVRDLKVGMELEGIVTNVVNFGAFVDIGVHQDALVHISQLADKFVSDTNEIVKVGQVVKVRVLEVNEKLNRISLSMKSN; encoded by the coding sequence ATGCTCAATATTCCTCAAGTTATCGCTAATGAATTATCTCTCAATATTCACAATGTTAACGGTGCTTTAGATTTATTAGTCGAAGGTGCTACAATTCCTTTTATTGCTCGTTATCGGAAGGAAAAAACAGGCTCATTAAATGAAATTGAATTAAGAGATATTAATGATCGTTTTATCTACTTACAAGAATTAGAAGCTCGAAAACAAGTTATCTTAGATGGTATAGCCTCTCAAAATCTTCTCAATGATACTTTAAAAGCTCAAATTCTTGCTTGTTTACAAAAAAATGAGCTTGAAGATCTTTATTTACCATATAAGCCAAAAAGGCGCACAAGGGCGACTATGGCGAAGGAAAAAGGCTTAACCCCCCTTGCTGAATTTATTAAAAGTCTCAATCATCCTCAAGCAAAACCTTTATTGATGGAGAAGGAAGCCGAAAAATATTTATCAGAAGAGGTAAATAGTATTGAAAATGCCTTAAATGGTGCTGGGGATATTCTAGCGGAAGAAATAGCTGAAAAAGCTGAATTGAGAGCATATCTACGAGATTTTATCGCAGAAAATGGATCATTTATTTCTCACATCAAAAATGACTATCCTGAAGGCAGCACCAAGTTTGAAATGTATCGGAATTTTCAGAGTAAACTTACTAAAATAGCACCCCATAATATTCTTGCGTTATTTCGTGGAGAAGCGGAAAAAATTCTCATGGTAGATATTGATTTTGATGAGTCTGGAGTGTTGAATTACTTAGAGTCAAAGATAATTGACACAAAAATTAATAGGGTAAAAGAATTTTATCGAGAAATGCTTAAAGATAGTTTTAACCGTTTGCTCAAACCTGCTTTAATTAGGGATGTACGTTCGGAAATCAAGACATGGGCGGATGTCGAATCTATTAAAATCTTTGAAGCTAATTTACGAGAATTATTATTGTCTCCCCCTGCGGGTATGAAATCAACTTTAGCGATTGATCCCGGATTTCGTACAGGTTGCAAAGTTGCGATTCTTTCGGAAACAGGGCAATTTTTAGAATATCAGACAATTTTTCCCCATAGTGGTGATGAAAAAAGAGCTTTTGCGAAAGATAACATAAAAAAGCTCATCCATAAATATAATATTGAGTTAATTGCCATCGGTAACGGCACAGCAGGCAGGGAAACAGAAGAATTTATTACGGAAGTTTTGGCAAATCTCGACAAAAAACCCATTAAAGTTATGGTAAATGAATCCGGTGCATCTATTTATTCTGCTAGTGATGTAGCTATTTCTGAGTTTCCTGATTTAGATATAACCATCAGAGGTGCAATTAGTATTGGTAGAAGACTACAAGATCCTTTAGCAGAGTTAGTCAAAATTGATCCAAAGTCCATTGGTGTGGGACAATATCAACATGATGTGGATCAAAAATTGCTGAAGAAAAACTTAGAAGAAACCGTCGAAAGTTGTGTTAATTATGTTGGTGTGGATTTGAATACTGCTTCTAAAGAATTGTTGATGTTTGTGTCAGGAATTAATCAGACAATTGCGAATAATATTGTTAGTTATCGTAATGAAAAAGGCACATTTAAAAATAGAAAAGAATTATTAAAAGTAAAAAAATTAGGAGCAAAAACCTTTGAATTAGCGGCAGGATTCTTACGTATTCGTGATAGTGAAAACCCTTTAGACAATACAGCAGTGCATCCTGAGAGTTATGATATTGTGAAAACAATTTTTTCTGATTTAAAAATATCTTTATCTGATCTTACCAATATCAATGAAAAGATTAAAAATATAAATTTAAAACAATATATAACTGAAAATATTGGACTCCCTACGTTACAAGATATAATCAAAGAATTAGAGAAACCAGGTAGAGATCCCCGTGCAAAGTTTCAATATGCAACATTTAGGGATGACATCAAAGAAGTTCGAGACTTAAAAGTAGGAATGGAGTTAGAAGGAATTGTCACTAATGTAGTTAATTTTGGTGCTTTTGTTGATATCGGAGTACATCAAGATGCTTTAGTACATATATCTCAATTAGCAGATAAATTTGTCAGTGATACTAACGAAATTGTTAAGGTTGGGCAGGTAGTAAAAGTGCGAGTTTTAGAGGTGAATGAAAAGTTAAATAGAATCAGCTTATCAATGAAAAGTAATTAA